Proteins from a genomic interval of Amphiura filiformis chromosome 9, Afil_fr2py, whole genome shotgun sequence:
- the LOC140161291 gene encoding LOW QUALITY PROTEIN: uncharacterized protein (The sequence of the model RefSeq protein was modified relative to this genomic sequence to represent the inferred CDS: inserted 1 base in 1 codon) — protein MNIPNPVPITCTEDDDDATSTLIRSLPGMDDVTEEYDVLSHSEVPRNRAHSREEELMHASFMSSMNSTVRIEINDEDRGSLNAFAASAILRKCKQQVFRPYSYLLLFIGWRPFGRERFNYHWGWKILNLVYPLFIMSLLFYTYTYELLACQGKLDIDGNDHDWDDITTGMPTHVGHRVAPSQDIPISPTAEALTTEATKHNGMFFNCNHIFTSYIIPDVLHFVAFCLGFWYFRIQDNEQMYALIEQVFLLITPLPRGMQTQTDMIKSMRRILLLGALWILATLAIQGIFLGAFGFEDFSVQAPKLPYAWNIFLLCVDVVGSLIVNSINTAVVVNYAVQCETIIIYAESIKDQLLEKSSRLQNIMHDLYRVWQAILRLNGAMSNMTSLXAFYFAERFVIGLCLLFLNKHHLALIWAYRSVFPMMWLVILCFPILQALWVNGTLEELREYSMEVRVFGYQNSSVEEIDSFQQFIANGKINVKLMCIPVKRSFVYGSLILTVFILIILMQTGVLTGKSTFF, from the exons ATGAATATTCCTAACCCTGTGCCAATAACTTGTACTGAAGATGACGATGATGCAACAAGCACATTGATAAGATCACTGCCAGGTATGGATGACGTCACTGAAGAATATGATGTTTTGTCACACAGTGAGGTCCCTAGAAATCGAGCACATAGCCGGGAAGAAGAACTCATGCATGCTTCATTTATGAGCTCCATGAACAGCACAGTGAGAATAGAAATCAATGATGAGGACAGGGGAAGTTTGAATGCATTTGCTGCATCCGCCATCTTGAGAAAGTGTAAGCAGCAAGTGTTTCGACCGTACTCCTATTTGCTTCTTTTTATCGGCTGGCGTCCGTTTGGTAGGGAACGATTTAACTACCATTGGGGGTGGAAGATTCTTAATCTCGTTTACCCTCTGTTTATTATGtcattattgttttatacttacaCTTACGAACTGTTAGCATGCCAGGGGAAGTTAGATATTGATGGTAATGACCATGATTGGGATGACATCACAACTGGAATGCCAACTCATGTCGGTCATAGAGTTGCACCTTCTCAAGATATACCAATATCACCAACTGCTGAGGCTCTCACCACTGAAGCTACAAAACACAATGGAATGTTTTTCAATTGCAATCATATCTTTACATCCTACATCATTCCTGATGTCCTCCACTTCGTGGCATTTTGTCTTGGTTTTTGGTATTTCCGCATCCAAGACAATGAGCAGATGTATGCCTTAATAGAACAAGTGTTTTTATTGATTACGCCTCTCCCACGTGGGATGCAAACTCAAACAGACATGATTAAATCCATGCGACGAATCCTGCTGCTTGGAGCGCTGTGGATCTTAGCAACTCTTGCCATACAGGGCATTTTTCTGGGTGCATTTGGGTTCGAAGATTTTTCTGTTCAAGCGCCCAAGTTACCTTATGCATGGAATATATTTCTACTGTGTGTAGATGTGGTTGGATCGTTAATAGTTAATTCTATTAACACAGCAGTAGTAGTGAACTATGCAGTTCAATGCGAGACTATCATAATATACGCTGAATCTATCAAAGATCAACTGTTGGAGAAATCGTCCCGCTTACAGAACATCATGCATGATTTATACCGAGTCTGGCAGGCTATCCTGCGTCTGAATGGAGCCATGAGCAACATGACGTCAC GCGCATTTTACTTTGCAGAACGATTTGTCATCGGATTATGTCTGTTATTTTTGAATAAACATCATCTTGCTTTGATATGGGCTTATCGCTCTGTGTTTCCCATGATGTGGCTTGTCATTCTTTGCTTTCCCATCCTGCAAGCCTTATGGGTCAACGGCACTCTAGAGGAACTTAGAGAATACAGTATGGAAGTCAGAGTGTTTGGATATCAGAACAGCTCTGTTGAAGAGATAGACTCTTTCCAGCAGTTTATTGCTAATGGCAAGATTAATGTCAAGCTGATGTGTATACCAGTGAAGAGGTCATTTGTCTATGGTAGCCTCATATTGACTGTGTTTATACTGATTATCCTAATGCAAACTGGTGTACTTACTGGAAAGTCAACTTTCTTTTGA